The following are encoded in a window of Fretibacter rubidus genomic DNA:
- a CDS encoding DUF721 domain-containing protein, giving the protein MDEETEKLSREDQAKLTRWLSEQRGRRQYRHAPKASVSVAKIIKPLSSKFGAGVTPIHQNWEQIAGKRFAKISRPVKIMGGKDGRTLVIKAPGAAAALIMASSGQILDRLNSFLGYGHIARIKVIHGAMKTAPQSAAPKPSPRGLSATEARELQSSLAHIKDDALRQALETLGKKTLSETRQYSNKT; this is encoded by the coding sequence GTGGATGAAGAGACAGAAAAATTGTCGCGTGAAGATCAAGCCAAACTCACCCGTTGGCTCTCTGAGCAGCGCGGGCGCAGACAGTATCGCCATGCGCCCAAGGCATCCGTATCTGTTGCGAAAATAATCAAACCGCTCAGTTCTAAATTCGGCGCGGGCGTAACGCCCATCCATCAAAATTGGGAGCAAATCGCCGGAAAGCGTTTTGCCAAAATCTCTCGCCCTGTGAAAATTATGGGCGGTAAAGACGGGCGGACTTTAGTTATAAAAGCCCCCGGCGCGGCGGCGGCCCTTATTATGGCCTCAAGCGGGCAAATTCTCGATAGGCTGAATAGCTTTTTAGGATATGGCCATATTGCGCGTATTAAAGTCATTCACGGGGCCATGAAAACTGCCCCCCAGAGTGCCGCGCCCAAGCCCTCACCCCGCGGGCTATCTGCGACAGAGGCACGCGAACTGCAATCAAGCCTAGCCCATATCAAAGATGATGCGCTAAGACAGGCGCTAGAGACCTTGGGTAAAAAAACACTGTCTGAGACCCGCCAATATAGTAACAAGACATAA
- the mutY gene encoding A/G-specific adenine glycosylase, with amino-acid sequence MKETSKSPPDLKPSDELSAMRRALLAWYDDGGRTLPWRVRPEDRAKGITPDPYAVWLSEIMLQQTTVPHATPYWRKFLARFPTVTDLAQADRDEVLAMWAGLGYYARARNLHKCAGVVADDHDGVFPLTETALLKLPGIGAYTAATIAAICHDEATTIVDGNVERVISRIFMVQTPLPKGKSDLRALAAALSDPTLDGFERPGDYGQAVMDLGATVCTPRSPTCGLCPWSGDCAAKAAGVQTDYPKKTPKKKLPVRHGAAFVLRSGDAVLLHRRPDTGLLGGMMGFPGTEWGPKPKDDVIRAAEPTPRNWEQSAVEVRHVFTHFELRLSVFHSEIAAELRGEATGDVAIWAPLDRIKDYALPTVMTKVLKAAH; translated from the coding sequence ATGAAAGAGACGTCAAAATCGCCGCCTGACTTAAAACCATCCGATGAGCTATCCGCCATGCGCCGCGCTTTGCTGGCTTGGTATGACGACGGCGGACGGACATTGCCGTGGCGGGTCAGGCCAGAGGACCGCGCAAAGGGGATAACCCCTGATCCTTATGCCGTGTGGTTATCCGAAATCATGCTCCAGCAAACCACGGTGCCGCACGCCACGCCCTATTGGCGTAAATTCCTTGCGCGTTTTCCAACTGTGACTGATTTGGCGCAGGCAGACCGCGACGAGGTCTTGGCCATGTGGGCGGGGCTGGGATATTATGCGCGTGCGCGTAATTTGCATAAATGCGCTGGCGTCGTGGCGGATGATCATGACGGCGTTTTCCCGTTGACCGAGACGGCATTATTAAAGCTACCCGGTATTGGCGCCTATACCGCGGCGACCATTGCTGCCATTTGTCATGACGAAGCGACAACCATTGTGGACGGCAATGTCGAGCGGGTTATCAGCCGTATTTTTATGGTGCAGACGCCGCTGCCAAAGGGCAAATCTGACCTGCGTGCTTTGGCGGCGGCATTGTCTGATCCGACATTAGACGGGTTTGAACGGCCCGGCGATTACGGCCAAGCGGTGATGGATTTGGGCGCGACGGTCTGCACCCCGCGAAGCCCGACGTGCGGTCTTTGTCCGTGGTCGGGTGATTGCGCGGCCAAGGCGGCAGGTGTGCAAACGGATTATCCGAAGAAAACTCCCAAGAAAAAACTCCCCGTCAGGCACGGCGCTGCTTTCGTTTTGCGCAGCGGGGATGCGGTGTTGCTGCACCGCCGCCCTGACACGGGATTGCTCGGCGGGATGATGGGCTTTCCAGGCACGGAATGGGGGCCAAAGCCAAAGGACGATGTGATACGCGCGGCGGAACCAACCCCGCGCAATTGGGAGCAATCAGCAGTGGAGGTGCGCCATGTGTTTACACATTTCGAGCTGCGGTTAAGTGTATTCCATAGCGAGATCGCGGCCGAGTTACGAGGCGAGGCCACGGGAGACGTCGCGATTTGGGCGCCGCTTGACCGTATAAAAGATTACGCTTTGCCAACCGTGATGACCAAAGTGCTGAAAGCCGCCCATTAA
- a CDS encoding aspartyl protease family protein — translation MATRRAIKSALAMGAIIAALGLYACNGAEAVQPTATSLPAVMQAQGYHAVSLRRVVSNHDVLTATINGVTGQFIVDTGAAFSIVHSPRTPRFYLSRDDALGQRPATMPTGNITLTRYRLRSISVDNRGYRLPEMTSADLSALVGIVAQTSGVNVDGIIGQDFLITNQAVIDVGQRRIYLRAP, via the coding sequence GTGGCCACGCGCAGAGCTATAAAATCTGCGCTCGCCATGGGGGCGATTATTGCCGCCCTTGGGCTTTATGCTTGCAATGGGGCCGAAGCCGTACAACCGACCGCCACCTCCCTGCCCGCCGTGATGCAAGCCCAAGGCTACCACGCCGTATCGCTGCGCCGCGTGGTCAGCAATCATGATGTTTTAACCGCCACAATCAACGGCGTGACGGGGCAATTTATTGTCGATACGGGGGCGGCTTTTTCTATCGTCCATAGCCCGCGTACGCCGCGGTTTTACCTGTCCCGTGATGACGCGCTTGGTCAACGCCCCGCGACGATGCCGACAGGCAATATCACCTTAACCCGCTATCGCCTGCGCTCTATTTCAGTCGACAACAGAGGCTACCGCCTGCCAGAGATGACCAGCGCCGACCTATCGGCTTTGGTTGGAATTGTCGCGCAGACCTCTGGCGTTAATGTCGACGGAATTATCGGGCAGGATTTTCTTATTACCAACCAAGCGGTGATTGATGTCGGCCAAAGACGGATTTATTTGCGCGCGCCTTAA
- a CDS encoding thioredoxin domain-containing protein produces MKNFFNTDSRGGFRFAKVLSATAAAIILASCGSDGGTTTPTSGKAGSFEIVNDHAIGSPDAKATIVEHASVMCGACANWHNTVYPDFKKKYIDTGLVRFVFREFPTQPENLAQAGFLIANCSGPDRFFDNIKLQFNRQQQIFKAMQTGKVLEEYIAIGKAGGLSEEETMACLKDEQRIADYEAKVQNGLDNGVTGTPSFFLNGEKVSRTADGQQVFTMETFDEILRPVLGEEATETSEPEKADAE; encoded by the coding sequence ATGAAAAACTTTTTTAACACCGATTCGCGCGGCGGATTTCGTTTTGCCAAAGTGCTAAGCGCGACGGCAGCAGCGATTATATTAGCAAGCTGCGGCAGTGACGGCGGCACGACAACACCCACGTCAGGCAAAGCGGGTAGTTTCGAAATCGTCAATGATCACGCCATCGGCAGTCCAGATGCAAAAGCGACAATCGTTGAGCATGCCTCTGTCATGTGCGGGGCCTGTGCCAATTGGCATAATACGGTCTATCCCGATTTTAAGAAAAAATATATCGATACGGGCCTTGTGCGCTTCGTCTTTCGTGAGTTTCCAACACAACCTGAAAACCTCGCGCAGGCTGGTTTTCTCATTGCCAATTGTTCAGGCCCAGATCGGTTTTTTGATAACATCAAATTACAGTTTAATCGCCAACAGCAAATCTTCAAAGCCATGCAAACGGGCAAAGTTCTCGAAGAATATATCGCAATCGGCAAAGCGGGCGGCCTATCCGAGGAAGAAACAATGGCGTGCCTAAAGGACGAACAACGCATCGCTGATTATGAAGCCAAAGTGCAAAACGGTCTTGATAACGGTGTGACAGGCACTCCGTCATTTTTCCTAAATGGCGAAAAAGTCAGCCGCACAGCGGATGGTCAGCAAGTTTTCACCATGGAAACATTTGATGAAATTCTGCGCCCCGTCCTCGGTGAAGAGGCGACCGAAACATCAGAGCCTGAGAAAGCTGACGCTGAGTAG
- a CDS encoding thioredoxin domain-containing protein: protein MIMMKQFLTAVLLASAVSFAFSANAQDSHAGHDHGADGHSHAKPPSMSPEEIAKVSHIYSQSPEDHVVGQADAPNTLIVYASVTCPHCGDWFTNDYPILQKELIEKGKMKMVFREFPTGPVEVSMAGFQLANCAGADKYFDVLQFQMENQEDTFAALKEGKAIERFLEIAAIADIKGQEAMFTCFDNEDGFERVEQSMTRARAANLTGVPALILNGDVVEGPSDAASIKALLP from the coding sequence ATGATTATGATGAAACAGTTCCTCACCGCCGTTCTCTTGGCTAGCGCCGTCAGCTTTGCCTTTTCAGCGAACGCACAAGATAGCCACGCGGGTCATGACCACGGCGCAGACGGCCATAGCCATGCCAAGCCGCCGTCCATGTCGCCAGAGGAAATTGCCAAGGTCAGCCATATCTATAGCCAAAGCCCTGAAGATCATGTCGTAGGTCAGGCTGACGCGCCCAATACACTCATTGTTTATGCTTCTGTCACCTGTCCGCATTGCGGGGATTGGTTCACCAATGATTATCCCATTTTACAAAAAGAGCTGATTGAAAAAGGTAAAATGAAAATGGTCTTTCGTGAATTTCCGACAGGCCCGGTAGAGGTCTCAATGGCGGGCTTTCAACTGGCCAATTGCGCAGGGGCTGACAAATATTTTGACGTCCTACAGTTTCAAATGGAAAACCAAGAGGACACTTTTGCCGCCTTGAAAGAGGGGAAAGCGATTGAGCGTTTCTTGGAAATTGCGGCCATCGCTGATATTAAGGGTCAAGAAGCGATGTTCACTTGTTTTGATAATGAGGACGGATTTGAGCGTGTCGAGCAATCCATGACCCGGGCGCGCGCCGCCAATTTGACGGGCGTCCCCGCCCTCATCCTGAATGGCGACGTCGTTGAGGGACCGTCAGATGCGGCCTCCATCAAAGCTTTATTGCCCTAA